One genomic region from Yersinia canariae encodes:
- a CDS encoding HAD family hydrolase gives MDLALFDLDETLISDDSSGLWMRWLVDEGIASHELAEQEQYLMKQYYQGNLSMSCYMESTLSPLVGKHTAEVAGWVERFIERDILPRVYPQARKLLNWHRNRGDYIVIISATGEHLVTPIAQCFSANTALSIGVEVENSRYTGKTYGTLTYREGKVERLKQWLKESPQLDFQRTYGYSDSINDKPLLEYVDRAAVINPGTELVDLAILHDWDIHHWQRR, from the coding sequence ATGGATTTGGCCCTGTTTGATCTTGATGAAACGCTGATAAGCGATGACAGTTCTGGCCTATGGATGCGCTGGCTGGTTGATGAAGGAATTGCTTCTCACGAACTGGCAGAACAAGAACAGTATTTAATGAAACAGTACTATCAGGGAAACCTGTCGATGTCCTGTTATATGGAATCAACTTTGTCACCTTTGGTAGGAAAGCACACGGCTGAAGTGGCCGGCTGGGTCGAGCGTTTTATCGAGCGCGACATTTTGCCCCGCGTCTATCCGCAGGCCAGAAAACTTCTGAACTGGCACCGTAATCGTGGTGATTACATCGTGATTATTTCAGCCACTGGCGAGCATTTGGTCACCCCCATTGCGCAGTGTTTCTCTGCCAATACAGCATTGTCTATTGGCGTGGAAGTGGAGAATAGCCGCTATACCGGCAAGACTTACGGTACCCTGACTTATCGTGAGGGCAAAGTTGAGCGGCTGAAACAGTGGTTGAAGGAATCGCCCCAATTAGACTTCCAGCGGACCTATGGTTACAGTGATTCAATCAATGACAAACCGTTATTGGAATATGTTGATCGCGCCGCAGTGATCAATCCGGGTACTGAATTGGTGGACCTGGCAATTTTGCATGATTGGGATATCCATCATTGGCAACGGCGTTAA